Proteins encoded within one genomic window of Nitrospinota bacterium:
- the rlmB gene encoding 23S rRNA (guanosine(2251)-2'-O)-methyltransferase RlmB: MLKRTDNRKETPAPKTSPGRPREREFTIYGWNACLAAFENRPDDIRRVFFSKERSPRLAAVKRWCQQHKLPYRELDTESLNKVAASTHHEGAVMVVRPKTMQPVHGLIRNSLPPNSVIVALDRVGDTHNLGAILRSCAFFGVAGMIIGSHEDQALVTSSAARMAEGALETVPVHQSSDLASALRDFKKNDVCVLGADMDAEHSIYDAKITFPCVVVVGSEKDGLSEKVKKRCDLLVKIPGQGAMQSLNVSVATGVILAELNRRKSKLRK, translated from the coding sequence TTGCTAAAACGAACCGATAATAGAAAAGAAACTCCCGCCCCGAAAACCAGCCCTGGACGGCCCCGCGAGCGGGAATTCACGATTTATGGCTGGAACGCCTGCCTCGCGGCCTTTGAAAACCGGCCGGACGATATCCGGCGGGTATTTTTCAGCAAAGAGCGTTCGCCACGACTGGCGGCTGTGAAACGCTGGTGCCAACAACATAAGCTTCCCTACCGGGAGCTTGACACGGAATCCTTGAATAAAGTGGCGGCCAGCACCCATCATGAGGGTGCGGTGATGGTGGTTCGTCCCAAAACCATGCAACCGGTGCATGGTTTGATCCGCAACTCCCTGCCGCCGAACAGTGTGATAGTGGCTCTGGACCGGGTGGGGGACACGCACAATCTGGGCGCTATTTTACGATCCTGCGCTTTTTTTGGCGTGGCGGGAATGATCATAGGCTCCCACGAAGATCAGGCTCTGGTCACGTCGTCTGCCGCCAGGATGGCTGAGGGCGCCCTGGAAACGGTTCCGGTGCATCAAAGTTCGGATCTGGCTTCGGCGTTGCGGGATTTTAAAAAAAATGATGTTTGTGTCCTGGGCGCGGACATGGATGCCGAGCATTCTATCTACGATGCAAAGATTACTTTTCCCTGTGTGGTGGTTGTGGGGAGCGAAAAGGATGGCCTCTCGGAAAAAGTCAAAAAACGTTGCGATCTTCTGGTAAAAATACCGGGGCAGGGAGCCATGCAATCTCTTAATGTATCTGTCGCGACAGGCGTGATTCTGGCGGAGTTGAATCGCAGAAAGAGCAAGCTCCGAAAATGA